Proteins from one Paenibacillus amylolyticus genomic window:
- a CDS encoding carbohydrate ABC transporter permease, whose protein sequence is MYYKTKGYRIFSIANYTFLGILSLLCILPIIHILAVSFSSMAPASSNLVSFWPIGFTTDAYVKTFGNSNFINSLLVSLKRTVLATIIGMVIMLITAFPLSKEDISFKGRSLYTWFFVFTILFSGGLIPSYILIQKLGLMNTIWALILPGALSVWNVILMMNFFRGLPKELEEAAYLDGAGHIKTLILVYVPLSLPAIATLSLFTMVYQWNSWFDGMIYMSDIKNYPLASLLQTIIVQQDLSKINVDPSMLENISQRTVRAAQIFIGALPILMVYPFLQRFFVKGIVIGAVKE, encoded by the coding sequence TTGTATTATAAAACAAAAGGATACCGCATATTCAGCATCGCTAACTATACTTTTCTTGGGATATTATCGTTACTCTGCATTTTACCAATTATTCATATATTGGCTGTTTCATTCAGCAGTATGGCGCCAGCATCATCGAATCTGGTCAGCTTCTGGCCTATTGGTTTCACAACAGACGCTTATGTGAAAACCTTCGGAAATTCCAATTTCATCAACTCGCTTCTGGTGTCTCTTAAACGGACTGTGCTTGCAACGATCATCGGTATGGTCATCATGCTCATCACCGCATTTCCGTTGTCGAAGGAAGATATCAGCTTTAAAGGCCGCTCCTTGTATACATGGTTTTTTGTATTCACCATTTTGTTCAGCGGCGGTTTGATTCCCAGTTACATTCTGATTCAGAAGCTTGGTCTGATGAATACGATCTGGGCGCTTATTCTGCCCGGCGCGCTGTCCGTGTGGAACGTCATCCTGATGATGAACTTCTTCCGGGGTCTGCCGAAAGAACTTGAAGAAGCAGCCTATCTGGATGGAGCAGGTCATATCAAAACATTGATTCTGGTCTACGTTCCACTGTCGCTTCCGGCGATCGCAACCTTGTCTTTGTTTACAATGGTGTATCAGTGGAACTCCTGGTTCGACGGCATGATCTATATGTCTGATATTAAAAATTATCCGCTGGCTTCTCTGTTACAGACCATTATCGTTCAGCAAGATCTCAGCAAAATCAATGTGGACCCTTCCATGTTGGAGAACATCTCACAGCGAACCGTGCGCGCAGCACAGATCTTTATTGGTGCGCTTCCCATTCTGATGGTCTACCCATTTTTACAACGTTTCTTCGTAAAGGGAATTGTTATTGGAGCAGTCAAGGAATAG
- a CDS encoding ABC transporter permease subunit, with protein MQRNWTLHMMLVPAVLLALVFQYIPMGGIVIAFQDFKPYLGFSESKWVGWDNFRYLFLYPDVGQVIWNTLVIAFFKIIAGLFAPFLFAILLNEVRLTAFKRVSQTLVYLPHFLSWVILGGILLDILSPQGGMVNQLVVAFGGEPIFFLGDGTWFRITLIVSDVWKEFGFGTIVFLASLSGINPALYEAAEVDGANRFKQTLHITIPALMPITIVLMTLSIGNILNAGFDQVFNLYNPLVYDKGDIIDTFVYRLGILNGKMSFATAVGLFKSVVATILIVISYRMAYKLANYRVF; from the coding sequence ATGCAACGGAATTGGACCTTGCATATGATGCTCGTTCCAGCCGTTTTGCTGGCACTGGTGTTTCAGTACATACCGATGGGCGGCATTGTCATTGCTTTTCAGGATTTTAAGCCTTACTTGGGATTTTCTGAATCCAAATGGGTGGGTTGGGATAATTTTAGATATTTATTCTTATATCCGGACGTAGGTCAGGTGATCTGGAATACACTGGTCATTGCATTTTTCAAAATCATCGCAGGACTGTTCGCTCCATTCTTGTTTGCCATTTTGCTCAATGAAGTACGTTTGACGGCATTCAAAAGAGTGAGTCAGACGCTTGTGTATCTGCCGCATTTCCTATCCTGGGTTATTCTCGGTGGGATTCTGCTTGATATCCTGTCTCCTCAGGGCGGCATGGTGAACCAGCTTGTCGTAGCCTTTGGAGGAGAACCGATCTTCTTCCTGGGAGATGGCACATGGTTCCGTATTACGCTAATCGTCAGCGATGTCTGGAAAGAATTTGGTTTTGGTACGATTGTATTTCTGGCTTCTCTATCCGGAATCAACCCTGCGCTCTACGAGGCTGCCGAGGTGGATGGTGCCAACCGGTTCAAACAGACGCTACATATTACGATTCCGGCATTGATGCCGATTACCATTGTACTGATGACACTCTCAATCGGTAATATCCTCAACGCTGGTTTTGATCAGGTGTTCAACTTGTACAATCCGCTTGTGTATGACAAAGGGGACATCATTGACACCTTTGTATATCGACTCGGGATCTTGAACGGGAAGATGAGTTTTGCCACAGCAGTGGGGTTATTCAAATCAGTGGTCGCTACCATTTTGATTGTTATATCATACAGAATGGCTTACAAACTGGCTAATTATCGAGTTTTCTAG
- a CDS encoding VOC family protein, translating to MSQNIWINLPVKDVVKSTTFFNEIGFRGQNVGNERAQLVIGQTTILLFPDATFEKFTGAKTADTSHSAEVIFSIGADSREEVDAFIQNVELAGGTIFGKPGETDGWMYGAGFADLDGHRWNLLYMDESKMPKR from the coding sequence ATGTCACAAAATATCTGGATTAACCTGCCGGTGAAAGACGTCGTAAAATCCACGACCTTTTTCAACGAGATTGGATTCCGCGGGCAGAATGTTGGGAACGAGAGAGCCCAGCTTGTCATTGGTCAAACAACGATTCTGCTGTTTCCGGATGCAACGTTTGAGAAATTTACAGGTGCCAAAACGGCAGATACTTCCCATAGTGCAGAGGTTATATTTTCCATTGGTGCTGACAGCAGAGAAGAAGTGGATGCTTTTATTCAAAATGTAGAGCTCGCTGGAGGAACGATCTTTGGCAAGCCGGGTGAAACGGACGGCTGGATGTATGGTGCAGGATTTGCCGATCTGGACGGTCACCGCTGGAACCTGCTGTATATGGATGAGAGCAAAATGCCGAAACGTTAA
- a CDS encoding NCS2 family permease: MDKWFKLKERGTSIPTEIIAGITTFFTMVYIVIVNPGILSSTGMDFNGVFIATVLASIVGTLIMGIWSNYPIVIAPGMGLNAFFAYSVVAGYGVSWQVALGAVFIAGILFIILSLTSFRYMLLDAIPASLKHAITAGIGLFITTVGLQNAGIIADSESNLITIGNLAEPMTYLTIIGLIITVVLMAYNVKGYLFIGMVVTAILAWIMGLFHMPESIVSMPQGLSSTAMQLDLAGVFSNGLYTIIFTFLLITLFDTTGTMLGVAEQAGLLKEGKFPRSRGALLADAVGTTSGALLGTSPTSAYIESSTGVAAGGRTGLTAVTVSVLLALTLFFTPIVSVISSIPAITSPALIIVGYFMINVISKIKWDDLEEAFPAFLIIILTPLTHSIATGIGVGFIFYPVLKLLRGKGKEVHPIFYIFAVLFFIQLVFLDH, encoded by the coding sequence ATGGACAAATGGTTCAAACTCAAAGAAAGAGGTACGAGCATTCCTACAGAAATTATCGCAGGGATTACAACATTCTTCACAATGGTATACATAGTTATCGTAAACCCAGGAATACTCAGCAGCACAGGCATGGACTTTAATGGAGTATTCATAGCAACGGTACTGGCAAGTATTGTGGGAACTCTGATTATGGGGATATGGTCCAATTACCCGATCGTCATCGCACCGGGTATGGGCCTGAATGCATTCTTTGCCTATAGCGTAGTTGCCGGATACGGTGTATCTTGGCAGGTTGCACTGGGAGCCGTATTTATCGCAGGTATTTTGTTTATTATTTTATCGCTTACTTCGTTCCGTTACATGTTGCTGGATGCCATTCCGGCAAGCTTAAAACATGCAATAACCGCAGGCATCGGGTTGTTTATTACAACGGTAGGTCTGCAAAATGCCGGCATTATTGCCGACTCAGAATCGAATTTGATTACGATCGGTAACTTGGCTGAACCAATGACTTATCTGACCATTATCGGATTGATTATCACCGTTGTGCTGATGGCTTACAATGTGAAAGGTTACCTGTTCATCGGAATGGTGGTTACAGCGATACTGGCCTGGATCATGGGACTATTCCACATGCCGGAATCCATTGTATCCATGCCGCAAGGCCTCTCGTCAACGGCTATGCAACTGGATCTGGCTGGCGTATTCTCGAATGGCTTATATACGATCATATTTACGTTCCTGCTGATCACACTGTTTGACACGACGGGCACGATGCTAGGCGTTGCTGAACAGGCAGGATTGCTGAAGGAAGGCAAATTCCCACGCTCGCGTGGTGCATTATTGGCCGATGCGGTAGGGACCACAAGTGGCGCTTTGCTCGGAACGAGTCCAACCTCTGCTTATATCGAGTCCAGCACAGGGGTGGCTGCAGGAGGAAGAACGGGACTGACAGCGGTTACGGTAAGTGTGCTTCTTGCACTGACGTTGTTCTTCACACCGATTGTAAGTGTAATTTCAAGCATTCCGGCGATTACTTCTCCGGCACTGATCATTGTTGGATACTTTATGATTAACGTTATTAGCAAAATCAAATGGGATGATCTCGAAGAAGCATTTCCTGCCTTCCTGATTATCATCCTTACTCCGCTCACACATAGTATTGCGACAGGGATTGGCGTAGGCTTTATCTTCTATCCAGTACTCAAGTTGCTTCGTGGCAAAGGTAAAGAGGTTCATCCAATCTTCTACATTTTTGCGGTATTGTTCTTCATTCAGCTTGTATTCCTGGATCACTAA
- a CDS encoding alpha/beta hydrolase yields the protein MDVHKTKDTTEDTTVTGTKGRKKRKLWLKIIGGILGALVLFMSITFVVNTISTGIEKKKIESYGQYVNVDGKNMNVSIQGSGEQTIVLLPGQGTPSPVLDFKLLIDELTSDYRVVAIEPFGYGLSDQTETERTTENIVSEIHEAVQQLGIDRYILMGHSITGLYAATYVNTYPDEVSAFVGIDSSVPNQPGMDVKLPLNLMKFLKQSGLMRVIAKVSGDSDASLAYDEHTKEQMRLISNQVSTNPTMVDELEHLGSNFKNGSNLTYPRDMPILLFVQSNNELNPNWIPLHEEQVKQSAQGKMIPMEGSHYLHHTKYKEIAEEFKSYMKQLQ from the coding sequence ATGGATGTGCACAAAACAAAAGACACAACAGAAGATACAACAGTAACGGGGACTAAGGGCCGTAAAAAACGGAAGTTATGGCTGAAAATAATTGGTGGTATTCTCGGCGCGTTAGTGCTGTTTATGAGCATCACCTTTGTTGTTAATACAATCAGTACCGGGATCGAGAAAAAGAAAATTGAATCGTATGGCCAATATGTTAATGTTGATGGGAAAAATATGAATGTGTCCATTCAAGGCAGCGGTGAACAAACCATTGTGCTTTTGCCTGGACAAGGAACCCCGTCGCCAGTACTTGATTTCAAATTGTTAATTGATGAATTAACCTCGGATTACAGAGTTGTGGCCATCGAACCTTTCGGTTATGGTCTAAGCGATCAAACCGAGACGGAGAGAACAACAGAAAATATCGTCAGCGAAATTCATGAAGCTGTACAGCAGCTCGGAATTGACCGTTATATTTTGATGGGGCATTCCATCACAGGACTATACGCAGCCACTTATGTGAACACGTATCCGGATGAAGTTTCCGCTTTTGTCGGGATCGATAGCAGTGTTCCCAATCAACCTGGCATGGATGTTAAATTACCTTTGAACTTAATGAAATTTCTTAAACAATCAGGCTTGATGAGAGTAATTGCGAAAGTAAGCGGTGATTCAGATGCATCACTAGCATACGACGAACATACCAAAGAGCAGATGAGATTGATCTCGAATCAAGTTTCAACTAATCCGACAATGGTCGATGAGCTTGAACACTTGGGTTCCAATTTCAAAAATGGATCAAACCTCACTTACCCTCGTGATATGCCAATACTTTTATTCGTTCAATCCAATAACGAGCTCAATCCAAATTGGATTCCGCTGCATGAAGAGCAAGTGAAACAATCTGCACAGGGCAAAATGATCCCGATGGAAGGTTCACATTACCTGCATCATACGAAATACAAAGAAATTGCCGAGGAATTCAAATCTTACATGAAGCAACTCCAATAG
- a CDS encoding carbohydrate binding domain-containing protein — MTAGKFYYVNFEGADYNTRWVDISLNKVQNSHLAADLNHWELIPDHLTASHDEGKGLTINLPDTSEEWWDALLQQGQIELDANKSYRLTFEASASSPKSMQAVLSQNAGDFVKYFEEKVELTVDPQSYSYTITMGDTPDAAAVLAFGLGYPLSTGEHSINIHNIQLYEVNPNADQGGQPAHVNLISNGDFSKGKDSWFTYADGNEADLEMQVSNQQLHAKIGNAGHNPWDRQVINEGFGIQQGFKYKLTFKAKAEKSRKVGLGIGWVDAAANYKWHGFFGARVDLTPEEQEFTFTFDATEASYSSTRISFDLGNIDGAEDGNTTVSLSEVSLINLGPAN, encoded by the coding sequence TTGACAGCAGGCAAATTCTATTATGTCAATTTTGAAGGAGCAGATTACAATACCCGTTGGGTGGATATTTCACTAAACAAAGTTCAGAACAGCCACCTTGCAGCGGATCTGAATCATTGGGAGCTGATTCCTGATCATCTGACAGCTTCACATGACGAGGGCAAAGGATTAACAATCAACTTGCCAGATACAAGTGAAGAATGGTGGGATGCATTGCTGCAGCAAGGTCAGATCGAACTGGATGCAAATAAATCATACCGACTTACCTTCGAGGCATCTGCTTCAAGTCCTAAATCTATGCAAGCGGTCCTTTCTCAGAATGCAGGGGATTTTGTGAAGTATTTCGAAGAAAAAGTGGAGTTAACTGTGGATCCACAGTCGTATAGTTATACAATCACCATGGGGGATACCCCGGATGCGGCAGCCGTACTTGCATTCGGACTAGGTTATCCGCTATCTACAGGTGAACACTCGATTAACATCCATAACATTCAGTTATATGAAGTTAATCCGAATGCAGATCAAGGAGGGCAGCCAGCTCATGTTAATCTTATCTCCAATGGAGACTTCTCCAAAGGTAAAGACAGCTGGTTTACCTACGCGGATGGTAATGAAGCTGATCTTGAGATGCAAGTTAGCAATCAACAGCTTCATGCCAAGATTGGTAATGCTGGACATAACCCATGGGATCGTCAAGTCATTAATGAAGGATTTGGCATACAGCAAGGTTTTAAATACAAATTAACGTTTAAAGCCAAAGCGGAGAAGTCCAGAAAAGTGGGTTTGGGAATTGGATGGGTAGACGCAGCTGCCAACTATAAATGGCATGGATTCTTTGGGGCACGAGTTGATCTGACTCCAGAAGAACAGGAGTTCACGTTTACATTTGATGCAACAGAAGCCAGCTATTCGAGTACTCGCATCTCATTTGATCTGGGTAACATTGATGGCGCAGAAGACGGCAACACGACTGTCTCATTATCCGAAGTTAGCTTGATTAATCTGGGTCCTGCCAATTAG
- a CDS encoding TetR/AcrR family transcriptional regulator C-terminal domain-containing protein yields the protein MKKQQLQISEDKILETSWELLAEEGIEKFSMRRLADKLGIQAPSLYWYFKSKQALYQRLANQISKMILDEFQSDGDWKEQMEGLAITVRNVLSRYPCSTQLMMMTLPHEPDMIRFTNRMLLCMDSTPLEQEQKLQAVLTLVNYVFYFVLDNYQHQRNISAVIKDNEALQGEEMIGLLDSMSEKEAGLFSRMYKSGMFEVMGTDGAFEFGLKLILLGIEQVIKEHEK from the coding sequence ATGAAAAAACAACAGCTTCAGATTTCGGAAGATAAGATTTTGGAAACCTCGTGGGAGCTTTTGGCGGAAGAGGGCATTGAGAAGTTCAGCATGAGGCGCTTGGCAGACAAGTTGGGCATTCAGGCTCCATCGCTATATTGGTATTTCAAGAGCAAGCAGGCACTTTACCAGCGGCTAGCCAACCAGATATCAAAAATGATTTTGGATGAATTTCAATCTGATGGGGATTGGAAGGAACAGATGGAAGGGCTTGCGATAACTGTCCGAAATGTGCTCAGTCGATACCCGTGTTCTACCCAGCTCATGATGATGACGCTACCCCACGAGCCGGACATGATCCGGTTCACCAACCGTATGTTGCTCTGCATGGATTCGACGCCACTAGAGCAAGAACAGAAATTACAGGCAGTTCTTACGCTTGTGAACTATGTCTTTTACTTCGTTCTGGACAATTACCAGCATCAGCGTAATATCTCTGCTGTTATTAAGGACAACGAGGCACTTCAGGGTGAAGAGATGATCGGACTACTGGACTCCATGAGTGAAAAGGAAGCAGGGCTATTCAGTAGGATGTATAAAAGCGGAATGTTTGAGGTAATGGGAACGGACGGAGCTTTTGAGTTCGGCTTGAAGCTGATTTTGCTCGGGATCGAACAAGTGATCAAGGAACATGAGAAGTAG
- a CDS encoding DUF6254 family protein, whose protein sequence is MADQKKRKEAAWKSRKQEQHPHGKIKSLKELSSEYEEKPTTN, encoded by the coding sequence ATGGCTGACCAGAAGAAACGAAAAGAAGCTGCCTGGAAGTCACGAAAGCAAGAACAGCATCCCCATGGTAAAATCAAATCGCTAAAGGAATTATCCAGCGAGTATGAAGAGAAACCTACTACAAACTAA
- a CDS encoding S-layer homology domain-containing protein, whose protein sequence is MRRGLACMVAWSLIATLVYPATAGAESIQDQAEVGNVQAKSLHSSVSYHDLTGHWSQSAVTRLQDLNLLKGYTDGTFKPNQVISRAEFVMILDRAFGFTGNTETGSYADLTSDDWYHDVMVRANGSGIIEGTDREHLSPNQPISRQDAAVMVDRAFQLSTAMNEDSDLSKFQDADDISSYSEKALTYLVNENMIKGFQGKLNPKAPITRAETAQLLSAMIAYVKSVPGVYESQVDGNLIVKSSDVTLKNTVINGNLLLAEGIGEGTVVLQGVTVTGSVIIKGGGSHSIDISNSKLNRVVVDKRGEPVRVAITEESTIQEIVVMEQSILDISSNSMIDTLHILAGANQTRVDAKGTIQQLSVDAKDVVINGEKVKQGLRTSMEGGVQQPESSQPGGSTNVANTPTQSAPGGQTPSNPSTPSNPAGEKPIPATTIPHDQWELVWNDEFNGPAIDASKWTVQDTGLVYNNELQYYSPDNTRITKDENRSVLQIEAKKGQKNGKDYSSGKLISMGKGDWTYGKVVVRAKLPIEKGMWPAIWMMPTDEAHYGGWPASGEIDIMELIGGSESNNKVYSTLHYDSVKPDGSHGHDQGSLTLPEGETFADDYHDFQVEWLPGMIRFYVDGKLHHEVTNWQTKAVGQPEYYTFPAPFDRPFYLILNLAVGGDWPGSPESEFTSETMNVDFVRVYSYKNLNTWPDVTTNPIEPVQQREPQADSNLIYNDRFTEGSEENGVPLQWKFITNADGAGSVNVVNDEQKGKAAQVTIDASGTENYSVQLTQMPMYIQKNKKYKIQFDAKASANRTIMSKVNQYEKSWTNYSGDNTFALTTDWQFYEYTFNMRDGSDNNARFEFNLGLDDTSVWFANVRLIEVGEADPIMVERNALPDGNFIYNGTFDQGKERLGFWSSNIQEGAKAQISVNNFLKFPIMERQLVVDVTQTNGEPQQVSVNQPELKLEANSTYGFSFDAKADTPRSMDIDLISSNGHSVQIHQGKNLSLDQEMKTYTGEIVIGDGTSIAQSELQLLFGSSEGKVYVDNVRLTKRGKPLSVNGYAHVPATEAWEMQGLQLEDSVEGGKHVSYMDQGDLLQYKIDVAQDGEYVLSARMASGKSDSEVRFSIEDEQGTIVAQSELNLGDTGDGKHTKLCISRVPT, encoded by the coding sequence ATGAGAAGAGGATTGGCATGTATGGTGGCATGGAGTTTAATAGCTACCCTCGTTTATCCAGCAACTGCTGGAGCAGAAAGTATACAAGATCAAGCGGAGGTGGGGAATGTGCAGGCGAAAAGCCTGCACTCCTCTGTTTCCTATCATGACCTTACCGGGCATTGGTCACAATCCGCAGTTACACGATTACAGGACTTGAATCTACTGAAGGGTTACACGGACGGCACATTTAAGCCCAATCAGGTCATTAGCCGAGCTGAATTTGTTATGATTCTGGATCGGGCGTTTGGTTTCACCGGAAATACAGAGACGGGTTCCTATGCTGATCTGACTTCAGACGATTGGTACCATGATGTGATGGTTCGGGCCAATGGTTCTGGCATTATTGAAGGCACAGACCGTGAACATCTGTCACCGAATCAACCGATCAGCCGGCAAGATGCAGCGGTTATGGTGGATCGAGCTTTTCAACTTTCAACGGCTATGAACGAAGATAGTGATCTATCAAAATTTCAGGATGCAGATGATATTTCAAGTTATTCCGAGAAAGCGCTTACCTATCTGGTGAACGAAAATATGATCAAAGGTTTCCAGGGGAAATTAAATCCCAAAGCCCCAATTACACGAGCGGAGACAGCCCAGTTACTGTCGGCGATGATTGCCTATGTGAAAAGTGTTCCTGGTGTATACGAGTCCCAGGTCGATGGCAACTTGATTGTTAAATCGTCAGATGTCACGCTGAAAAATACAGTCATCAACGGAAATCTGCTGCTGGCAGAAGGCATCGGCGAGGGGACTGTGGTTCTTCAGGGGGTAACGGTTACCGGAAGTGTCATTATTAAAGGCGGAGGCAGTCATTCCATCGACATTAGCAACTCCAAGCTGAATCGAGTAGTCGTTGACAAACGTGGGGAACCCGTCAGAGTTGCCATCACGGAAGAAAGTACGATTCAGGAGATCGTTGTCATGGAACAATCCATTCTGGACATCTCCTCCAATAGCATGATTGATACCCTCCATATTCTCGCAGGAGCGAATCAGACTCGAGTAGATGCCAAAGGTACAATTCAACAATTAAGTGTTGATGCGAAGGATGTTGTTATTAATGGAGAGAAAGTGAAACAAGGTCTGCGTACATCCATGGAAGGGGGAGTTCAGCAACCTGAATCGTCACAGCCTGGGGGTTCAACAAATGTGGCAAACACGCCAACGCAATCTGCTCCAGGAGGGCAAACACCATCCAACCCATCGACACCAAGCAATCCTGCGGGTGAAAAACCGATTCCTGCTACAACGATTCCGCATGATCAATGGGAACTGGTCTGGAATGATGAGTTCAACGGGCCTGCGATTGATGCTTCCAAATGGACCGTTCAGGATACGGGTCTGGTTTATAATAATGAGTTGCAATATTACAGCCCGGACAATACTCGCATTACGAAAGATGAGAATCGAAGTGTACTGCAGATTGAAGCCAAAAAAGGGCAGAAAAACGGCAAAGATTACAGTTCAGGCAAACTGATCTCCATGGGAAAAGGTGACTGGACATACGGTAAAGTCGTTGTACGTGCGAAGCTTCCTATTGAAAAAGGCATGTGGCCTGCCATCTGGATGATGCCAACCGATGAAGCGCATTATGGCGGATGGCCAGCATCTGGAGAGATCGATATTATGGAGCTTATTGGTGGCAGTGAGAGTAATAACAAGGTATATAGCACATTGCACTATGATAGTGTGAAGCCTGATGGTTCCCATGGACATGATCAGGGAAGCCTTACTCTTCCGGAGGGAGAAACTTTTGCTGACGATTATCATGATTTCCAGGTGGAATGGTTGCCGGGCATGATCCGTTTTTATGTAGACGGTAAACTGCATCATGAAGTGACCAACTGGCAAACAAAGGCCGTGGGCCAACCCGAGTATTACACGTTCCCTGCACCATTTGATCGTCCATTCTATCTAATTCTGAATCTGGCAGTTGGCGGAGACTGGCCGGGCTCACCTGAGAGCGAATTCACTTCTGAAACGATGAATGTTGATTTTGTGCGTGTGTACTCTTATAAAAATCTCAACACATGGCCTGATGTAACAACCAATCCCATCGAGCCTGTACAACAGCGTGAACCACAAGCCGATAGCAATCTAATCTACAATGATCGTTTTACGGAAGGGTCTGAAGAAAATGGAGTGCCTCTGCAGTGGAAATTCATTACGAATGCGGATGGAGCCGGTAGCGTCAACGTTGTAAATGATGAGCAGAAAGGAAAAGCAGCACAAGTTACTATTGACGCATCGGGGACTGAAAACTATTCAGTTCAACTCACTCAAATGCCGATGTACATCCAAAAAAACAAAAAGTACAAAATACAATTTGATGCGAAGGCATCTGCTAACCGTACAATCATGTCCAAAGTGAACCAATATGAAAAAAGCTGGACGAATTATTCGGGTGATAACACCTTTGCACTCACGACGGATTGGCAATTCTATGAATATACCTTCAATATGCGGGATGGATCGGATAACAATGCCAGATTCGAATTCAATCTGGGGCTGGATGATACAAGCGTTTGGTTTGCCAATGTCAGGCTGATCGAGGTGGGTGAGGCTGATCCGATAATGGTTGAACGCAACGCGTTACCTGATGGCAACTTCATTTACAATGGAACGTTTGATCAGGGTAAAGAACGCCTGGGATTCTGGTCAAGCAACATTCAAGAAGGTGCAAAGGCTCAGATCAGCGTAAATAACTTTTTGAAATTCCCGATTATGGAACGTCAACTGGTTGTGGATGTTACGCAAACAAATGGTGAACCACAACAGGTTTCGGTGAACCAACCGGAGTTGAAACTGGAAGCCAATTCAACGTATGGATTCTCCTTTGATGCCAAGGCAGATACTCCGAGAAGTATGGATATTGATCTTATCAGCAGCAATGGACATTCCGTGCAGATTCATCAGGGGAAAAACCTTTCCTTGGACCAAGAAATGAAGACATATACTGGAGAGATTGTTATTGGCGATGGGACATCTATAGCCCAGTCCGAGCTACAACTGTTATTCGGCAGTTCGGAAGGTAAGGTATATGTAGACAATGTTCGATTGACAAAACGCGGAAAACCTCTGTCGGTCAATGGCTACGCACATGTACCTGCAACCGAAGCCTGGGAGATGCAGGGCTTGCAACTGGAGGACTCCGTAGAAGGTGGAAAACATGTCAGTTATATGGATCAGGGAGATCTGCTGCAATATAAAATCGATGTAGCCCAAGATGGGGAATATGTTCTGTCGGCTCGAATGGCCAGTGGGAAAAGTGATTCTGAGGTACGGTTCAGCATTGAGGATGAACAAGGTACAATCGTTGCACAATCCGAACTGAATCTCGGAGACACGGGGGATGGCAAGCATACAAAACTGTGTATTTCCCGGGTACCAACTTGA